One region of Gorilla gorilla gorilla isolate KB3781 chromosome 13, NHGRI_mGorGor1-v2.1_pri, whole genome shotgun sequence genomic DNA includes:
- the CIMIP2A gene encoding ciliary microtubule inner protein 2A isoform X1 — MTTTQKHDLFTPEPHYVPGYAGFFPQLRYQVGNTYGRTTGQLLTDPSVQKSPCSVLSPMSKPKFIEDFSQSKPPRVPCRDLTEPYIPHYTSLKPYKNFEILGQLPPLEVDAQEPPRVENIPRQILQPAGFTPHPPHPLCPPGRKGDSRDLGHPVYGEEAWKSTTPVCEAPRQHQLQLYHCRRDEYPPPARQQETLDVGSFQRLPQLDHPNLIQRKAISERASGLGGPPLPPSCFQEPSFSQDEAVPCLPVPIWPHQKVANVQGYAGFIPRFTWVMGVNYRDGVTQAMDEFDKSQFLFKNPHCDLVEKLPGTHWPSNHIYSSQGLIPFYMGFIPSMQDNYALTFGNSIRRAYWKEWVKRNHTL, encoded by the exons ATGACAACTACTCAGAAACACGATCTCTTCACGCCAGAGCCTCACTATGTCCCTGG CTATGCCGGCTTCTTTCCGCAGCTGCGCTACCAGGTGGGGAACACCTATGGGCGTACCACGGGGCAGCTGCTCACAGACCCCAGTGTGCAGAAGAGCCCCTGCTCTGTGCTGTCCCCCATGTCCAAGCCCAAGTTCATTGAGGACTTCAGCCAGTCCAAGCCCCCGAGGGTTCCCTGCCGAGACCTGACGGAGCCCTACATCCCCCACTACACCA GTCTGAAGCCCTATAAGAACTTTGAGATTCTGGGCCAGCTCCCACCCTTGGAGGTGGACGCCCAGGAGCCGCCAAGGGTAGAGAACATACCCAGACAGATTCTGCAGCCTGCAGGCTTCACGCCCCACCCCCCGCACCCTCTGTGCCCGCCAGGCAGGAAGGGAGACTCCAGAGACTTGGGACACCCAGTATACGGGGAAGAGGCCTGGAAGAGCACCACTCCTGTCTGCGAAGCCCCCAGGCAGCACCAG CTCCAGCTGTACCACTGCCGGAGGGATGAGTACCCACCGCCCGCCCGCCAGCAGGAGACGCTAGATGTGGGCAGCTTCCAGCGGCTGCCGCAGCTGGACCACCCTAACCTGATCCAACGCAAGGCCATCTCAG AACGGGCTAGCGGCCTGGGGGGACCTCCTTTGCCTCCCAGCTGCTTCCAGGAGCCCAGCTTTTCCCAAGACGAGGCGGTGCCTTGCCTGCCTGTTCCCATTTGGCCACATCAGAAAGTCGCCAACGTTCAGG GCTATGCTGGCTTCATTCCCCGGTTCACCTGGGTAATGGGGGTGAATTACCGAGACGGTGTCACGCAAGCCATGGATGAATTCGACAAGAGCCAG TTCCTGTTTAAAAACCCCCACTGCGACCTGGTCGAGAAGCTGCCTGGAACGCACTGGCCCAGCAACCACATCTACAGCAGCCAAGGCCTGATCCCCTTCTACATGGGGTTCATCCCCT CCATGCAGGACAACTATGCCCTGACATTCGGCAACAGCATCCGGAGGGCCTACTGGAAGGAATGGGTGAAGCGAAACCACACACTATGA
- the RNF224 gene encoding RING finger protein 224 — APGASTPSRQKVLEAGCPPLASLWQDAAAGGPPGLGGGGPPEERRDCNICCSAYDLSGHLPRRLYCGHTFCQACVRRLDTPAPEQHWIPCPQCRQSTPTPRGGVAMLDLDLAAFLAVKAEREPARLEPLPLTSLKGSAITQQPAGLCPALGPQPHFPQPRYCCWGCGSLCCPPLGSPEV; from the coding sequence GCTCCTGGGGCCAGCACCCCATCCAGGCAGAAGGTCCTCGAGGCAGGCTGTCCACCGCTGGCTTCCCTCTGGCAGGATGCTGCAGCTGGAGGGCCCCCAGGCCTCGGAGGAGGGGGGCCCCCGGAGGAGAGGAGAGACTGCAACATCTGCTGCTCGGCCTATGACCTCTCCGGGCACCTGCCCCGCCGCCTCTACTGTGGACACACCTTCTGCCAGGCGTGTGTGCGGCGGCTGGACACACCGGCGCCCGAGCAGCACTGGATCCCCTGTCCGCAGTGCCGTCAGAGCACGCCCACGCCTCGCGGAGGGGTGGCCATGCTAGATCTGGACCTGGCTGCTTTCCTGGCGGTCAAGGCTGAGCGGGAGCCGGCAAGACTAGAAcccctgcccctcacctccctcaaAGGCAGCGCCATCACTCAGCAGCCAGCTGGGCTGTGCCCTGCCCTGGGCCCCCAGCCCCACTTCCCCCAGCCCAGATACTGCTGCTGGGGCTGTGGCAGCCTCTGCTGCCCACCCCTAGGCAGCCCTGAGGTCTGA
- the STPG3 gene encoding protein STPG3, with protein MMNFDQKAVKFLANFYINGGKHWTHGHLRQTQPEPTQPKASVLLLGPEPGMAWDETQPPKMKEVPVGLRLQTGTPQESLPTYTQTLRELLLEQRPPITADLEVPSPTRYQVPSPSVRESSPHPHYSIGCKHQGREGGGRRAWQTLWFQSESPFTQKADFDQEQKWPSPAHYQLLSRPAFPAFSFRGRHSASKTPEGHTHLGLPGARRLGLRVQPQSLLQASLQAPGKRRPGPNTYNILPGSRLQSPRSPAFSMSRSPAFTSWLSASQTPGPAAYHVEDCYNSRFPSAPGVVIQSVRRPKRHDTGPFCTL; from the exons ATGATGAATTTTGACCAGAAGGCAGTGAAATTCCTGGCAAATTTTTACATCAATGGAGGCAAACACTGGACCCATGGCCACCTGAGGCAGACACAACCAGAGCCCACCCA GCCCAAGGCATCTGTGCTGTTGTTGGGCCCGGAGCCGGGGATGGCCTGGGATGAGACACAGCCCCCAAAGATGAAGGAGGTCCCAGTTGGCCTCAGGTTACAGACGGGCACCCCCCAGGAGTCCCTGCCCACCTACACCCAGACCCTGAGGGAACTGT TGCTGGAGCAACGCCCCCCGATCACAGCTGACCTGGAAGTCCCCAGCCCCACCAGGTACCAGGTGCCGAGCCCGTCCGTACGAGAGtcctccccacacccccactACAGCATCGGCTGCAAGCACCAGGGCCGAG AGGGCGGTGGCCGCAGGGCATGGCAGACTTTGTGGTTCCAGAGTGAAAGCCCCTTCACGCAGAAAGCTGACTTCGACCAAGAGCAAAAG TGGCCCTCGCCAGCCCACTACCAGCTGCTCAGCCGGCCCGCCTTCCCCGCCTTCAGCTTCAGAGGCCGCCACTCCGCTTCCAAGACACCTGAAGGCCACACCCACCTAGGGCTGCCTGGGGCTAGGAGGCTGGGCCTCAGGGTGCAGCCCCAGTCCCTGCTTCAGGCCTCTTTGCAGGCACCTGGCAAGAGACGCCCTGGCCCCAACACCTACAATATCCTTCCTGGGAGCCGCCTGCAGAGCCCCCGCTCGCCGGCCTTCTCGATGAGCCGCTCCCCTGCGTTCACCTCCTGGCTCAGCGCCT CCCAAACCCCTGGCCCAGCCGCCTACCACGTGGAGGACTGCTACAACTCACGCTTCCCCTCGGCGCCTGGCGTGGTCATCCAGAGTGTGCGCAGACCCAAGCGCCACGACACAGGCCCCTTCTGCACGCTCTAG
- the CIMIP2A gene encoding ciliary microtubule inner protein 2A isoform X4, translated as MTTTQKHDLFTPEPHYVPGYAGFFPQLRYQVGNTYGRTTGQLLTDPSVQKSPCSVLSPMSKPKFIEDFSQSKPPRVPCRDLTEPYIPHYTSRKGDSRDLGHPVYGEEAWKSTTPVCEAPRQHQLQLYHCRRDEYPPPARQQETLDVGSFQRLPQLDHPNLIQRKAISGYAGFIPRFTWVMGVNYRDGVTQAMDEFDKSQFLFKNPHCDLVEKLPGTHWPSNHIYSSQGLIPFYMGFIPSMQDNYALTFGNSIRRAYWKEWVKRNHTL; from the exons ATGACAACTACTCAGAAACACGATCTCTTCACGCCAGAGCCTCACTATGTCCCTGG CTATGCCGGCTTCTTTCCGCAGCTGCGCTACCAGGTGGGGAACACCTATGGGCGTACCACGGGGCAGCTGCTCACAGACCCCAGTGTGCAGAAGAGCCCCTGCTCTGTGCTGTCCCCCATGTCCAAGCCCAAGTTCATTGAGGACTTCAGCCAGTCCAAGCCCCCGAGGGTTCCCTGCCGAGACCTGACGGAGCCCTACATCCCCCACTACACCA GCAGGAAGGGAGACTCCAGAGACTTGGGACACCCAGTATACGGGGAAGAGGCCTGGAAGAGCACCACTCCTGTCTGCGAAGCCCCCAGGCAGCACCAG CTCCAGCTGTACCACTGCCGGAGGGATGAGTACCCACCGCCCGCCCGCCAGCAGGAGACGCTAGATGTGGGCAGCTTCCAGCGGCTGCCGCAGCTGGACCACCCTAACCTGATCCAACGCAAGGCCATCTCAG GCTATGCTGGCTTCATTCCCCGGTTCACCTGGGTAATGGGGGTGAATTACCGAGACGGTGTCACGCAAGCCATGGATGAATTCGACAAGAGCCAG TTCCTGTTTAAAAACCCCCACTGCGACCTGGTCGAGAAGCTGCCTGGAACGCACTGGCCCAGCAACCACATCTACAGCAGCCAAGGCCTGATCCCCTTCTACATGGGGTTCATCCCCT CCATGCAGGACAACTATGCCCTGACATTCGGCAACAGCATCCGGAGGGCCTACTGGAAGGAATGGGTGAAGCGAAACCACACACTATGA
- the CIMIP2A gene encoding ciliary microtubule inner protein 2A isoform X3 has product MTTTQKHDLFTPEPHYVPGYAGFFPQLRYQVGNTYGRTTGQLLTDPSVQKSPCSVLSPMSKPKFIEDFSQSKPPRVPCRDLTEPYIPHYTSRKGDSRDLGHPVYGEEAWKSTTPVCEAPRQHQLQLYHCRRDEYPPPARQQETLDVGSFQRLPQLDHPNLIQRKAISERASGLGGPPLPPSCFQEPSFSQDEAVPCLPVPIWPHQKVANVQGYAGFIPRFTWVMGVNYRDGVTQAMDEFDKSQFLFKNPHCDLVEKLPGTHWPSNHIYSSQGLIPFYMGFIPSMQDNYALTFGNSIRRAYWKEWVKRNHTL; this is encoded by the exons ATGACAACTACTCAGAAACACGATCTCTTCACGCCAGAGCCTCACTATGTCCCTGG CTATGCCGGCTTCTTTCCGCAGCTGCGCTACCAGGTGGGGAACACCTATGGGCGTACCACGGGGCAGCTGCTCACAGACCCCAGTGTGCAGAAGAGCCCCTGCTCTGTGCTGTCCCCCATGTCCAAGCCCAAGTTCATTGAGGACTTCAGCCAGTCCAAGCCCCCGAGGGTTCCCTGCCGAGACCTGACGGAGCCCTACATCCCCCACTACACCA GCAGGAAGGGAGACTCCAGAGACTTGGGACACCCAGTATACGGGGAAGAGGCCTGGAAGAGCACCACTCCTGTCTGCGAAGCCCCCAGGCAGCACCAG CTCCAGCTGTACCACTGCCGGAGGGATGAGTACCCACCGCCCGCCCGCCAGCAGGAGACGCTAGATGTGGGCAGCTTCCAGCGGCTGCCGCAGCTGGACCACCCTAACCTGATCCAACGCAAGGCCATCTCAG AACGGGCTAGCGGCCTGGGGGGACCTCCTTTGCCTCCCAGCTGCTTCCAGGAGCCCAGCTTTTCCCAAGACGAGGCGGTGCCTTGCCTGCCTGTTCCCATTTGGCCACATCAGAAAGTCGCCAACGTTCAGG GCTATGCTGGCTTCATTCCCCGGTTCACCTGGGTAATGGGGGTGAATTACCGAGACGGTGTCACGCAAGCCATGGATGAATTCGACAAGAGCCAG TTCCTGTTTAAAAACCCCCACTGCGACCTGGTCGAGAAGCTGCCTGGAACGCACTGGCCCAGCAACCACATCTACAGCAGCCAAGGCCTGATCCCCTTCTACATGGGGTTCATCCCCT CCATGCAGGACAACTATGCCCTGACATTCGGCAACAGCATCCGGAGGGCCTACTGGAAGGAATGGGTGAAGCGAAACCACACACTATGA
- the TUBB4B gene encoding tubulin beta-4B chain → MREIVHLQAGQCGNQIGAKFWEVISDEHGIDPTGTYHGDSDLQLERINVYYNEATGGKYVPRAVLVDLEPGTMDSVRSGPFGQIFRPDNFVFGQSGAGNNWAKGHYTEGAELVDSVLDVVRKEAESCDCLQGFQLTHSLGGGTGSGMGTLLISKIREEYPDRIMNTFSVVPSPKVSDTVVEPYNATLSVHQLVENTDETYCIDNEALYDICFRTLKLTTPTYGDLNHLVSATMSGVTTCLRFPGQLNADLRKLAVNMVPFPRLHFFMPGFAPLTSRGSQQYRALTVPELTQQMFDAKNMMAACDPRHGRYLTVAAVFRGRMSMKEVDEQMLNVQNKNSSYFVEWIPNNVKTAVCDIPPRGLKMSATFIGNSTAIQELFKRISEQFTAMFRRKAFLHWYTGEGMDEMEFTEAESNMNDLVSEYQQYQDATAEEEGEFEEEAEEEVA, encoded by the exons ATGAGGGAAATCGTGCACTTGCAGGCCGGGCAGTGCGGCAACCAAATCGGCGCCAAA TTTTGGGAGGTGATCAGCGATGAGCACGGCATCGACCCCACGGGCACCTACCACGGGGACAGCGACCTGCAGCTGGAACGCATCAACGTGTACTACAATGAGGCCACCG GCGGCAAGTACGTTCCCCGCGCTGTGCTCGTGGATCTGGAGCCCGGCACCATGGACTCCGTGCGCTCGGGGCCCTTCGGGCAGATCTTCCGGCCGGACAACTTCGTTTTCG GTCAGAGTGGTGCAGGGAACAACTGGGCCAAGGGGCACTACACAGAAGGCGCGGAGCTGGTGGACTCGGTGCTGGATGTTGTGAGAAAGGAGGCTGAGAGCTGTGACTGCCTGCAGGGTTTCCAGCTGACCCACTCCCTGGGTGGGGGGACTGGGTCTGGGATGGGTACCCTCCTCATCAGCAAGATCCGGGAGGAGTACCCAGACAGGATCATGAACACGTTTAGTGTGGTGCCTTCGCCCAAAGTGTCAGACACAGTGGTGGAGCCCTACAACGCCACCCTCTCAGTCCACCAGCTCGTAGAAAACACAGACGAGACCTACTGCATTGATAACGAAGCTCTCTACGACATTTGCTTCAGAACCCTAAAGCTGACCACGCCCACCTATGGTGACCTGAACCACCTGGTGTCTGCTACCATGAGTGGGGTCACCACCTGCCTGCGCTTCCCAGGCCAGCTCAATGCTGACCTGCGGAAGCTGGCTGTGAACATGGTCCCGTTTCCCCGGCTGCACTTCTTCATGCCCGGCTTTGCCCCACTGACCAGCCGGGGCAGCCAGCAGTACCGGGCGCTGACCGTGCCGGAGCTCACCCAGCAGATGTTTGATGCCAAGAACATGATGGCTGCCTGCGACCCCCGCCATGGCCGCTACCTGACGGTTGCCGCCGTGTTCAGGGGCCGCATGTCCATGAAGGAGGTGGACGAGCAAATGCTTAAtgtccaaaacaaaaacagcagctATTTTGTTGAGTGGATCCCCAACAATGTGAAAACGGCTGTCTGTGACATCCCACCTCGGGGGCTAAAAATGTCCGCCACCTTCATCGGCAACAGCACGGCCATCCAGGAGCTGTTCAAGCGCATCTCCGAGCAGTTCACGGCCATGTTCCGGCGCAAGGCCTTCCTGCACTGGTACACGGGCGAGGGCATGGACGAGATGGAGTTCACCGAGGCCGAGAGCAACATGAATGACCTGGTGTCCGAGTACCAGCAGTATCAGGATGCCACAGCCGAGGAGGAGGGCGAGTttgaggaggaggctgaggaggaggtggcCTAG
- the SLC34A3 gene encoding sodium-dependent phosphate transport protein 2C, producing the protein MPSSLPSSQIPHPTLDAVDLVERTLRNEGTSSSAPVLEEGDTDPWTLPQLKDTSQPWKELRVAGRLRRVAGSVLKACGLLGSLYFFICSLDVLSSAFQLLGSKLAGDIFKDNVVLSNPVAGLVIGVLVTALVQSSSTSSSIVVSMVAAKLLTVRASVPIIMGVNVGTSITSTLVSMAQSGARDEFQRAFSGSAVHGIFNWLTVLVLLPLESATALLERLSELALGAASLTSGAQAPDILKVLTKPLTHLIVQLDSDMIMSSATGNATNSSLIKYWCGTTGQPTQENSGDCGAFGPCTENSTAPADRLPCRHLFAGTELTDLAVGCILLAGSLLVLCGCLVLIVKLLNSVLRGRVAQVVKTVINADFPFPLGWLGGYLALLAGAGLTFALQSSSVFTAAIVPLMGVGVISLDRAYPLLLGSNIGTTTTALLAALASPADRMLSALQVALIHFFFNLAGILLWYLVPALRLPIPLARHFGVVTARYRWVAGVYLLLGFLLLPLAAFGLSLAGGMVLAAVGGPLVGLVLLIILVTVLQRRRPAWLPVRLRSWAWLPVWLHSLEPWDHLVTRCCPCNVCSPPKATTKEAHCYENPEILASQQL; encoded by the exons ATGCCGAGTTCCCTTCCCAGCAGCCAGATCCCCCACCCCACTCTGGACGCGGTTGACCTAGTGGAAAGGACTCTGAGGAATGAAG GGACCTCCAGTTCTGCTCCAGTCTTGGAGGAAGGGGACACAGACCCCTGGACCCTCCCTCAGCTGAAGGACACAAGCCAGCCCTGGAAAG AGCTCCGCGTGGCCGGCAGGCTGCGCCGCGTGGCCGGCAGCGTCCTCAAGGCCTGCGGGCTCCTCGGCAGCCTGTACTTCTTCATCTGCTCTCTGGACGTCCTCAGCTCCGCCTTCCAGCTGCTGGGCA GCAAATTGGCCGGAGACATCTTCAAGGACAACGTGGTGCTGTCCAACCCTGTGGCTGGACTGGTCATTGGCGTGCTGGTCACAGCCCTGGTGCAAAGTTCCAGCACGTCCTCCTCCATCGTGGTCAGCATGGTGGCTGCTAAGC TGCTGACTGTCCGGGCGTCTGTGCCCATCATCATGGGTGTCAACGTAGGCACATCCATCACCAGCACCCTGGTCTCAATGGCGCAGTCAGGGGCCCGGGATGAATTTCAGAG GGCTTTCAGCGGCTCGGCGGTGCACGGGATCTTCAACTGGCTCACGGTGCTGGTCCTGCTGCCACTGGAGAGCGCCACGGCCCTGCTGGAGAGGCTGAGCGAGCTGGCCCTGGGTGCCGCCAGCCTGACGTCCGGAGCGCAGGCGCCCGACATCCTCAAGGTGCTGACGAAGCCGCTCACACACCTCATCGTGCAG TTGGACTCCGACATGATCATGAGCAGTGCCACAGGCAACGCCACTAACAGCAGTCTCATTAAGTACTGGTGCGGCACCACGGGGCAGCCG aCCCAGGAGAACAGCGGCGACTGTGGCGCCTTCGGCCCGTGCACAGAGAACAGCACAGCCCCGGCGGACAGGCTGCCCT GCCGCCACCTGTTTGCGGGCACGGAGCTCACGGACCTGGCCGTGGGCTGCATCCTGCTGGCCGGCTCCCTGCTGGTGCTCTGCGGCTGCCTGGTCCTCATAGTCAAGCTGCTCAACTCTGTGCTGCGCGGCCGCGTGGCCCAGGTCGTGAAGACGGTCATCAATGCGG ACTTCCCCTTCCCGCTGGGCTGGCTCGGCGGCTACCTGGCCCTCCTCGCGGGCGCCGGCCTGACCTTCGCACTGCAGAGTAGCAGCGTCTTCACCGCGGCCATCGTGCCCCTCATGG GGGTCGGGGTGATCAGTCTGGACCGGGCGTACCCCCTCTTACTGGGCTCCAACATCGGCACCACTACCACAGCCCTGCTGGCTGCCCTGGCCAGCCCCGCAGACAGGATGCTCAGCGCCCTGCAG GTCGCCCTCATCCACTTCTTCTTCAACCTGGCCGGCATCCTGCTGTGGTACCTGGTGCCTGCACTGCGGCTGCCCATCCCGCTGGCCAGGCACTTCGGGGTGGTGACCGCCCGTTACCGCTGGGTGGCTGGGGTCTACCTGCTGCTCGGATTCCTGCTGCTGCCCCTGGCGGCCTTCGGGCTCTCCCTGGCAGGGGGCATGGTGCTGGCCGCTGTCGGGGGTCCCCTGGTGGGGCTGGTGCTCCTCATCATCCTGGTTACTGTCCTGCAGCGGCGCCGGCCGGCCTGGCTGCCTGTCCGCCTGCGCTCCTGGGCTTGGCTACCCGTCTGGCTCCACTCTCTGGAGCCCTGGGACCACCTGGTGACCCGCTGCTGCCCCTGCAACGTCTGCAGCCCCCCGAAGGCCACCACCAAAGAGGCCCACTGCTACGAGAACCCTGAGATCTTGGCCTCCCAGCAGTTGTGA
- the CIMIP2A gene encoding ciliary microtubule inner protein 2A isoform X2: protein MTTTQKHDLFTPEPHYVPGYAGFFPQLRYQVGNTYGRTTGQLLTDPSVQKSPCSVLSPMSKPKFIEDFSQSKPPRVPCRDLTEPYIPHYTSLKPYKNFEILGQLPPLEVDAQEPPRVENIPRQILQPAGFTPHPPHPLCPPGRKGDSRDLGHPVYGEEAWKSTTPVCEAPRQHQLQLYHCRRDEYPPPARQQETLDVGSFQRLPQLDHPNLIQRKAISGYAGFIPRFTWVMGVNYRDGVTQAMDEFDKSQFLFKNPHCDLVEKLPGTHWPSNHIYSSQGLIPFYMGFIPSMQDNYALTFGNSIRRAYWKEWVKRNHTL, encoded by the exons ATGACAACTACTCAGAAACACGATCTCTTCACGCCAGAGCCTCACTATGTCCCTGG CTATGCCGGCTTCTTTCCGCAGCTGCGCTACCAGGTGGGGAACACCTATGGGCGTACCACGGGGCAGCTGCTCACAGACCCCAGTGTGCAGAAGAGCCCCTGCTCTGTGCTGTCCCCCATGTCCAAGCCCAAGTTCATTGAGGACTTCAGCCAGTCCAAGCCCCCGAGGGTTCCCTGCCGAGACCTGACGGAGCCCTACATCCCCCACTACACCA GTCTGAAGCCCTATAAGAACTTTGAGATTCTGGGCCAGCTCCCACCCTTGGAGGTGGACGCCCAGGAGCCGCCAAGGGTAGAGAACATACCCAGACAGATTCTGCAGCCTGCAGGCTTCACGCCCCACCCCCCGCACCCTCTGTGCCCGCCAGGCAGGAAGGGAGACTCCAGAGACTTGGGACACCCAGTATACGGGGAAGAGGCCTGGAAGAGCACCACTCCTGTCTGCGAAGCCCCCAGGCAGCACCAG CTCCAGCTGTACCACTGCCGGAGGGATGAGTACCCACCGCCCGCCCGCCAGCAGGAGACGCTAGATGTGGGCAGCTTCCAGCGGCTGCCGCAGCTGGACCACCCTAACCTGATCCAACGCAAGGCCATCTCAG GCTATGCTGGCTTCATTCCCCGGTTCACCTGGGTAATGGGGGTGAATTACCGAGACGGTGTCACGCAAGCCATGGATGAATTCGACAAGAGCCAG TTCCTGTTTAAAAACCCCCACTGCGACCTGGTCGAGAAGCTGCCTGGAACGCACTGGCCCAGCAACCACATCTACAGCAGCCAAGGCCTGATCCCCTTCTACATGGGGTTCATCCCCT CCATGCAGGACAACTATGCCCTGACATTCGGCAACAGCATCCGGAGGGCCTACTGGAAGGAATGGGTGAAGCGAAACCACACACTATGA